Genomic window (Microcoleus sp. FACHB-672):
GCCGCTTGAATTTCTAAGGCAACCGGCACTTCATCCCAGCCATCCATCCAAGCAATCCGCAGGTTTTTTAAAGGCTTTTGAGAGGGTGTATCCAAGGGAACCGGCGGAACGTCTGGCTGTAGTGGATCGGCACCGGCAATCAGCGCAAAACATAACCGCAAATCTTCAATCGAACGGGCAAAACATCCCACCGTCAAGATTTGACGAATACACTTAGGCTGCCCTGGAACTTCAGGAATATGACCCCGCGTTGATATGCGGCGATCTGTTGGTTTTAAGCCAAAAACACCACAGAAGTGAGCGGGTTGACGAATTGAACCGGCAATATCATTGCCTAAATCCAACGGCGAAAAACCGGCAGCAACAGCAGCAGCACTGCCGCCCGAACTCCCTCCTGCCGTGTAATCTAAATTCCAAGGATTGTTGACGCGGGGAAAAAGGTCATTTGTAGTTTGGAAATCTGCGGCGAGTTCAGCCGCATTCGTCTTACCCAAAATAATCGCCCCAGCCCCACGAAGCCGTGCAACCACCGTTGCATCTTGCTGGGGAATGTAATTTTTGAGCGGTTTATAGCCGGCAGTGGTGCGAAGTCCCGCTGTTTCAAAAATGTCTTTGATGGTGATCGGTACACCGTGAAGCACTCCCCAGTTTTCACCTTTAGCGAGGGCTTCATCCGCTTGTTTTGCCCGTTGACAAGCGTGTTCTTCATCAAGTGTACAAATCGCGTTCAGCTTGGCGTTATGCTTGGAAATTTGGGTTAAGTGTGCATCTAGAACCTCGACAGCAGAGACAGTGCGCTCTCTGATCATCTGCGCGATTTGGTGTGCGGGGCGAAAAACTAGATCGCTCATCTTCTTATTTGTTGAAGCAACCACTCAGTATGCCACTTTAAACGTAAAGCAATCTAAATCCATCATTGCCGGCTCTTGCTAAGAAAGCTACGCCTACAAGAATGCTTGCTTTAATCGTTAACAGAGGAACTTTCAAAAGCATAAAAATGCGATGCCGGCAAAGGACATCGCAAATGACTAACCATAAATAATCAGAAGTCAAAAGACTAGGGGCACAGACTCCACATCTTAATCGTGTCGTCAAAACTACCACTAATCAGGGTTTGACCTTGGGGGCTGAAAGCCAGTTTCACCCAGGATGAATGCCCTTTTAAGGTGCCAACCAGACCGCCGGTGCCCAACTGCCACAGCTTGATCGTGCCGTCCATATCGCCACTGGCGAGGGTTCGGCCATCGGGGCTGAAAGCAACTGATTGAATTTGGTCGGAATGACCGATAAAGGTATTTACTAACAGTCCACTGTCTAAATCCCACAGCTTGATTGTGTTGTCCCAGCTGCCAGTGGCGA
Coding sequences:
- a CDS encoding amidase; the protein is MSDLVFRPAHQIAQMIRERTVSAVEVLDAHLTQISKHNAKLNAICTLDEEHACQRAKQADEALAKGENWGVLHGVPITIKDIFETAGLRTTAGYKPLKNYIPQQDATVVARLRGAGAIILGKTNAAELAADFQTTNDLFPRVNNPWNLDYTAGGSSGGSAAAVAAGFSPLDLGNDIAGSIRQPAHFCGVFGLKPTDRRISTRGHIPEVPGQPKCIRQILTVGCFARSIEDLRLCFALIAGADPLQPDVPPVPLDTPSQKPLKNLRIAWMDGWDEVPVALEIQAAIQSFVKDLDQAGVHLERWIPKHFDLKETLQLYNQVVAFNSFCAQPIDLDAVRKTLSFIFREATQGDKILRNLSNASQLLLPMLNPTLKGYFEALTERDRLISQMDEALKPWDVWLCPVAMTAAFTHRAKGIAVEVDGRKVPYLLASGAYTMPFNLTGHPVVVVPIAQTQTGLPIGVQIIGKRWQEMELLAIAQQLTEIHGGLQRPSGY